Proteins encoded in a region of the Desulfobacterales bacterium genome:
- a CDS encoding helix-turn-helix domain-containing protein produces MIYVSFDRSPRNLLEKLGPLAAYKNLTLLDCFTHGKGAGADVFLDFYKQKSCSLSGRIICVEDPRNVSRVTDAFYGVHKTLKGDVRFVFESLTGMQELWEGEEHLLNFYSHSCPRLYELNTIAYWIMEKEAHSPRLKAQINQIAQVAIDLSVKRGKTTLSILKAEKRDLQYLNTPHPYWSKDLNVVFDSETRTSSRIALGARLKKLRTKRGLSQTELARLVGVTPSTISQIESNQIYPSLPALFKIAEVLSVEMGSFFQESPALTGQAVFKTADAREIKITDLPKDSIIVKLLTPMDFDPKAEPYLIEIPANQSLHSHFFIHKGEEVGYLLSGKLQMELNKAVYSIAPGDTIYLTADIPTLWKNPGADPSRLLWFKVK; encoded by the coding sequence TTTCACCCATGGCAAAGGCGCCGGCGCAGATGTGTTTCTTGATTTTTATAAACAGAAATCCTGCAGCTTGTCCGGTCGAATTATCTGTGTTGAAGATCCCCGCAACGTCAGCCGGGTTACAGATGCCTTTTACGGCGTTCACAAGACCCTGAAAGGAGATGTGCGCTTCGTCTTTGAGAGTTTAACCGGAATGCAGGAGCTGTGGGAGGGAGAAGAACATCTGCTGAATTTTTATTCGCATTCCTGTCCGCGCCTCTATGAGCTCAACACCATTGCATACTGGATCATGGAAAAGGAAGCCCATTCCCCCCGCCTCAAAGCCCAGATCAATCAGATCGCCCAGGTCGCCATCGACCTGTCGGTTAAAAGAGGCAAGACAACATTAAGCATCCTAAAGGCTGAAAAGCGCGACCTGCAATATCTCAACACCCCTCACCCCTACTGGAGCAAGGATTTAAACGTCGTTTTCGATTCCGAAACCCGAACGTCCAGCCGAATCGCTCTGGGTGCCCGATTGAAAAAACTGCGGACCAAACGCGGACTGTCCCAGACCGAACTGGCCAGACTTGTGGGGGTCACTCCCAGCACCATATCACAGATTGAAAGCAACCAGATTTATCCTTCCCTGCCGGCCCTGTTTAAAATCGCCGAGGTTCTCTCCGTTGAGATGGGTTCCTTTTTCCAGGAATCCCCGGCGCTGACCGGCCAGGCGGTCTTTAAAACGGCAGATGCTCGGGAAATCAAAATCACGGATCTGCCCAAGGACAGCATTATCGTCAAACTGTTGACGCCCATGGACTTTGATCCCAAGGCCGAACCCTACCTCATTGAAATACCGGCCAATCAGAGCCTGCACTCGCATTTTTTCATCCACAAGGGAGAAGAGGTCGGTTACCTGCTGTCCGGAAAACTCCAAATGGAATTAAATAAAGCGGTTTACAGCATCGCACCGGGCGATACCATCTACCTGACCGCCGACATACCGACCCTTTGGAAAAATCCGGGAGCGGACCCGTCCCGGCTGTTGTGGTTTAAGGTCAAGTAG
- a CDS encoding DUF6088 family protein — MEKHIQSIDNKVISRIYGNGMGWVFTPAHFSDLGSRDAVASALKRHRQSGRIRQLARGVYDYPRIDPALGVLTPSPDAVARALAGRDAVRLQPSGAYAANLLGLSTQVPMKIVYLTDGRSRTVQIGKKQIILKQTTPRNMATAGRTSGLVIQALRHLGQQHVDDEIIARLDRRLKPDDRKLLLKDLRFAPAWIADMMRRLGQKKEPN; from the coding sequence ATGGAAAAACACATACAAAGCATTGACAATAAAGTCATAAGTCGTATTTATGGTAACGGCATGGGGTGGGTATTTACGCCGGCTCACTTTTCCGATCTGGGGAGCCGCGACGCTGTTGCCTCGGCATTAAAGCGGCATCGTCAGTCCGGACGCATCCGCCAACTGGCCCGGGGAGTGTATGATTATCCACGTATTGATCCGGCGCTCGGGGTGCTGACCCCGTCTCCGGATGCTGTGGCCAGGGCCTTGGCCGGGCGCGATGCGGTTCGTCTGCAGCCGTCGGGCGCTTATGCCGCCAATCTGCTGGGGCTTTCCACTCAGGTTCCCATGAAGATCGTCTATCTTACCGATGGACGTTCCCGCACCGTACAAATCGGAAAAAAACAGATTATTCTGAAGCAGACCACGCCGCGGAACATGGCAACGGCCGGCAGGACCAGCGGATTGGTCATCCAGGCCCTGCGCCACTTGGGGCAGCAGCATGTGGATGACGAGATTATTGCCCGGCTTGACCGAAGGCTGAAACCTGATGACAGAAAACTCCTGCTGAAAGATCTCCGTTTTGCGCCCGCCTGGATCGCCGACATGATGCGGCGGCTCGGCCAAAAAAAGGAACCGAATTGA